A genomic stretch from Scomber scombrus chromosome 8, fScoSco1.1, whole genome shotgun sequence includes:
- the LOC133984345 gene encoding uncharacterized protein C2orf72 homolog isoform X1: MADSVSLEDTLPEEEREFQKVIALIGGIERIYLVSDACKSKNVVEDDAGILQEFLHDMFPISSLPNSNGQRCSPPSNSHDDSPSGNHACLNTERVNMNEIPLTVRPEDVDLRASPVGEDTVKETRTARNGNPQKTATRGANIYSHKRAIDSPVIMFIFRQSFISKISNEVCLKEILKDVKARTKRARIAWPALVGLVHTKLESAETHQCAQLLERLIRSVFHKHSTETIWVGCFIPKTDAQTLSIKKNTCKVIYSSQTADNTRNRGEPLFWPFQCLSWPQRRGDRGQTNSSPASRQRGSSTIQKFGLTELNTGISIPTRPFLFCIHFIH, from the exons ATGGCAGACTCGGTGTCCCTGGAGGACACGCTGCCcgaggaggagagagagtttCAGAAGGTTATTGCTTTGATCGGAGGTATAGAGAGGATCTATTTGGTCAGTGACGCCTGTAAAAGTAAAAACGTGGTTGAGGATGACGCCGGAATACTGCAGGAGTTCCTACATGACATGTTTCCCATCAGCAGCCTTCCCAACAGCAATGGACAACGCTGTTCGCCTCCTTCAAATAGCCACGACGACTCTCCAAGTGGAAACCACGCTTGCCTCAATACAGAGAGAGTGAACATGAATGAAATACCACTAACGGTGAGGCCCGAGGATGTTGATTTGAGAGCCAGTCCTGTGGGAGAGGACACGGTGAAGGAGACACGGACGGCGCGCAACGGAAACCCTCAGAAAACAGCAACGAGGGGGGCAAACATTTACAGCCACAAACGAGCGATAGACTCTCCTGTCATCATGTTCATCTTCAGACAGTCATTCATCAGCAAAATTTCCAACGAAGTGTGCCTGAAAGAGATTTTGAAGGACGTAAAGGCGCGTACGAAACGTGCCAGAATTGCTTGGCCAGCTCTAGTTGGATTAGTACACACCAAATTAGAGAGCGCCGAGACTCATCAGTGTGCGCAACTCTTGGAGCGTCTGATCCGCTCAGTGTTccacaaacattcaacagagaCAATATGGGTTGGCTGTTTCATTCCGAAGACAGATGCCCAAACACTCAGCATCAAGAAAAACACCTGCAAAGTTATATATTCATCTCAAACCGCAG ATAATACCAGGAATAGAGGGGAGCCGCTTTTCTGGCCATTCCAATGTTTGTCCTGGCCTCAGAGAAGAGGAGATAGAGGCCAGACCAACAGCTCTCCGGCCAGCAGGCAAAGAGGTAGCAGCACCATTCAAAAGTTTGGTCTGACCGAGCTGAATACAGGCATTTCAATTCCCACTAGACCTTTTCTATTCTGCATTCATTTTATACACTAG
- the LOC133984345 gene encoding uncharacterized protein LOC133984345 isoform X2: protein MADSVSLEDTLPEEEREFQKVIALIGGIERIYLVSDACKSKNVVEDDAGILQEFLHDMFPISSLPNSNGQRCSPPSNSHDDSPSGNHACLNTERVNMNEIPLTVRPEDVDLRASPVGEDTVKETRTARNGNPQKTATRGANIYSHKRAIDSPVIMFIFRQSFISKISNEVCLKEILKDVKARTKRARIAWPALVGLVHTKLESAETHQCAQLLERLIRSVFHKHSTETIWVGCFIPKTDAQTLSIKKNTCKVIYSSQTADNTRNRGEPLFWPFQCLSWPQRRGDRGQTNSSPASRQRGDSGSVEEGIPLKVSSFSSGPHVDK from the exons ATGGCAGACTCGGTGTCCCTGGAGGACACGCTGCCcgaggaggagagagagtttCAGAAGGTTATTGCTTTGATCGGAGGTATAGAGAGGATCTATTTGGTCAGTGACGCCTGTAAAAGTAAAAACGTGGTTGAGGATGACGCCGGAATACTGCAGGAGTTCCTACATGACATGTTTCCCATCAGCAGCCTTCCCAACAGCAATGGACAACGCTGTTCGCCTCCTTCAAATAGCCACGACGACTCTCCAAGTGGAAACCACGCTTGCCTCAATACAGAGAGAGTGAACATGAATGAAATACCACTAACGGTGAGGCCCGAGGATGTTGATTTGAGAGCCAGTCCTGTGGGAGAGGACACGGTGAAGGAGACACGGACGGCGCGCAACGGAAACCCTCAGAAAACAGCAACGAGGGGGGCAAACATTTACAGCCACAAACGAGCGATAGACTCTCCTGTCATCATGTTCATCTTCAGACAGTCATTCATCAGCAAAATTTCCAACGAAGTGTGCCTGAAAGAGATTTTGAAGGACGTAAAGGCGCGTACGAAACGTGCCAGAATTGCTTGGCCAGCTCTAGTTGGATTAGTACACACCAAATTAGAGAGCGCCGAGACTCATCAGTGTGCGCAACTCTTGGAGCGTCTGATCCGCTCAGTGTTccacaaacattcaacagagaCAATATGGGTTGGCTGTTTCATTCCGAAGACAGATGCCCAAACACTCAGCATCAAGAAAAACACCTGCAAAGTTATATATTCATCTCAAACCGCAG ATAATACCAGGAATAGAGGGGAGCCGCTTTTCTGGCCATTCCAATGTTTGTCCTGGCCTCAGAGAAGAGGAGATAGAGGCCAGACCAACAGCTCTCCGGCCAGCAGGCAAAGAG GTGACAGTGGAAGTGTAGAGGAAGGTATTCCTCTAAAAGTCAGTTCCTTTTCTTCTGGACCTCATGTTGACAAATAA